A section of the Streptomyces sp. NBC_01363 genome encodes:
- a CDS encoding putative RNA methyltransferase, with protein MPVLLSPALESFLDLLRCPTCNACLHSDRGALRCPTGHTFDISRHGYVSLLTGTRATSGDDAAMVRARDRFLATGGFGPIRRTVAHLAAGAVPERSTVVDVGCGTGYYLAGVLEQLSGARGLGLDTSVRALRATARAHERAAAATWDVFRPLPLADGMADIVLDVFAPRNPAEFRRVLRPCGRLVVVRPTGRHLHELRSEVPGMVAIDPAKERRLHKALAPFFEAAGTEVVEYVTSLTGPEALDLVGMTPSARHLNRADLADHVLVPGRVTVTVTVSVLATAYRPR; from the coding sequence GTGCCTGTCTTGCTTTCCCCTGCCCTCGAATCGTTCCTCGATCTTCTGCGCTGCCCGACGTGCAACGCTTGTCTCCACTCCGACCGTGGCGCGCTGCGCTGCCCGACGGGCCACACCTTCGACATCTCTCGGCATGGCTATGTCAGCCTCCTGACGGGCACCCGCGCCACCAGCGGCGACGACGCGGCCATGGTCCGAGCCCGGGACCGGTTTCTGGCCACCGGCGGGTTCGGTCCGATCCGCCGGACCGTGGCCCACCTGGCGGCCGGCGCCGTGCCCGAGCGGAGCACCGTGGTGGACGTCGGGTGCGGCACGGGCTACTACCTGGCCGGCGTCCTCGAGCAGCTGTCCGGTGCTCGCGGTCTGGGCCTGGACACCTCAGTGCGCGCGCTGCGCGCGACGGCCCGTGCCCATGAGCGAGCAGCCGCCGCGACCTGGGACGTCTTCCGTCCCCTCCCACTGGCCGACGGGATGGCCGACATCGTGCTGGACGTGTTCGCCCCGCGCAACCCGGCCGAGTTTCGCCGGGTGCTGCGCCCGTGCGGTCGGCTGGTCGTGGTACGTCCGACCGGGCGGCACCTGCACGAGTTGCGCAGTGAGGTGCCTGGAATGGTCGCGATCGACCCGGCCAAGGAACGTCGCCTGCACAAGGCGTTGGCCCCATTCTTCGAGGCCGCCGGTACCGAGGTGGTCGAGTACGTCACGTCCTTGACCGGACCGGAGGCCCTTGACCTGGTGGGGATGACGCCGAGCGCACGCCACCTGAACCGTGCGGACCTGGCCGATCACGTTCTCGTGCCCGGCCGGGTCACCGTCACCGTCACCGTCTCCGTGCTGGCCACCGCCTACCGGCCTCGGTGA
- a CDS encoding helix-turn-helix transcriptional regulator translates to MSKSELVELPALDAGTLVPCCPPITAGELSQDDAEKMALMFKALSDPVRLRLFSKVASHPGGEACVCDISDVGVSQPTVSHHLKKLREAGLLTSERRGTWVYYQVAPSVVAAMSAMLDLRS, encoded by the coding sequence ATGTCGAAGTCAGAGCTTGTGGAACTGCCGGCCCTCGACGCGGGGACCCTGGTGCCGTGCTGCCCGCCCATCACCGCCGGGGAGCTGTCGCAGGACGACGCGGAGAAGATGGCCCTCATGTTCAAGGCCCTGTCGGACCCGGTGCGGTTGCGCCTGTTCTCCAAGGTCGCCTCGCACCCGGGGGGCGAGGCGTGTGTCTGCGACATCTCCGACGTCGGCGTCTCCCAGCCGACCGTCTCCCACCACCTGAAGAAACTCCGCGAGGCCGGCCTCCTGACCTCCGAGCGGCGCGGAACCTGGGTCTACTACCAGGTCGCCCCGTCCGTCGTGGCGGCCATGTCCGCCATGCTCGACCTGCGCTCCTGA